One segment of Leptospirillum ferrooxidans C2-3 DNA contains the following:
- a CDS encoding Bax inhibitor-1/YccA family protein, with protein MNSMNSWNATNDRNVVEGLRSSVSQGKFMVRVYSLLAVTLLVSAMATFWGMEQGLSTMLSHPIILMVLNFGTLFLLMGVQRVPVVNVLVTLLFAGIMGASLGPAIAQAVHLPGGAGIVTNALLLTTAIFFSLSLYAMVSGKSFSFLGSFLFTGLIIVVILSLVQIFWHPAFLQVIVAGMGALVFSGLILFDTARILSSSEEELTPVMAVVSLYLDVLNLFLSLLRILEIFRGRD; from the coding sequence ATGAACTCGATGAATTCCTGGAATGCGACCAATGACCGGAATGTGGTCGAAGGCCTTAGAAGTTCAGTCAGTCAAGGAAAGTTTATGGTCCGGGTTTATAGCCTTCTGGCTGTGACCCTCCTTGTTTCAGCCATGGCGACTTTTTGGGGAATGGAGCAGGGGCTTTCGACCATGCTCAGTCATCCAATCATTCTGATGGTGCTTAATTTCGGGACTCTGTTCCTCCTGATGGGAGTTCAGAGAGTGCCGGTCGTCAACGTCCTGGTCACACTCCTTTTTGCGGGAATCATGGGAGCGTCCCTTGGCCCTGCCATTGCACAGGCTGTCCATCTTCCCGGTGGAGCCGGCATCGTGACCAACGCGCTTCTTTTGACCACGGCGATTTTTTTCAGTCTGAGCCTGTATGCGATGGTTTCCGGGAAGTCTTTTTCCTTTCTGGGGAGCTTCCTTTTTACGGGTTTGATCATTGTTGTGATCTTGTCTCTGGTCCAAATCTTCTGGCACCCTGCGTTTCTTCAGGTGATTGTTGCCGGAATGGGCGCTCTGGTGTTTTCCGGCCTGATTCTTTTTGATACGGCCCGGATCCTTTCATCCTCGGAAGAGGAATTGACCCCGGTCATGGCTGTGGTCTCCCTGTACCTGGATGTTTTGAACCTGTTTTTGTCGCTTTTGAGAATCCTTGAAATTTTTCGTGGCAGGGACTGA
- a CDS encoding branched-chain amino acid transaminase, with protein sequence MLKESQWIWMDGKMVPWKDANVHVLTHSLHYGMAVFEGIRAYSGPEGTSIFRLAEHTRRLVNSGKVMLMKSPYSEEELMDATCRVVRENNLSSCYIRPLMYVGYGDMGIYARQNPICVSISAWEWGTYLGEEGLSKGIRAKISSFSRFGVNTFLNRAKVSAHYVNSQLAKWEVKMAGYDEAILLDQDGFVAEGPGENIFIVSGGVLRTPALKTVLDGITRNAVQTLAKEMGIPVWEGVLTRDDLYLADEAFFTGTAAELTPIREIDERTIGTGRPGPVTLALQKAFFDVVHGHVKDHSEWRYPVAGRPSGK encoded by the coding sequence ATGCTTAAAGAGTCACAATGGATCTGGATGGATGGCAAGATGGTTCCCTGGAAGGATGCCAACGTTCACGTACTGACACATTCCCTCCACTATGGGATGGCCGTTTTTGAGGGTATCCGGGCCTATAGTGGCCCGGAAGGGACCTCCATCTTTCGTCTTGCCGAACATACGAGACGATTGGTGAACTCAGGCAAGGTCATGCTCATGAAGTCTCCTTACTCGGAAGAAGAGTTGATGGATGCCACGTGCAGGGTTGTGAGAGAAAACAATCTTTCTTCCTGTTACATTCGTCCATTGATGTATGTTGGTTATGGGGATATGGGTATCTACGCCAGACAGAATCCGATCTGTGTTTCCATTTCTGCATGGGAATGGGGAACCTACCTTGGTGAAGAGGGTCTATCCAAGGGAATCCGGGCCAAGATCAGTTCCTTTTCGCGTTTTGGTGTCAATACTTTTCTGAACAGGGCAAAGGTTTCGGCTCACTATGTCAACTCTCAGCTGGCAAAGTGGGAAGTCAAGATGGCTGGCTATGATGAAGCGATCCTCCTTGATCAGGACGGATTTGTTGCGGAAGGGCCAGGAGAGAATATCTTTATTGTCTCGGGTGGGGTCCTCCGGACACCAGCCTTGAAAACCGTTCTCGACGGAATCACCCGAAATGCTGTGCAAACTCTTGCAAAAGAGATGGGAATTCCTGTTTGGGAAGGTGTGTTGACGAGAGATGATCTATATCTTGCCGATGAGGCTTTTTTTACAGGAACGGCAGCCGAACTCACTCCGATCCGGGAAATTGACGAGCGCACGATCGGAACTGGTCGTCCGGGTCCCGTGACGCTGGCCCTTCAAAAGGCTTTTTTCGATGTTGTCCATGGCCATGTGAAGGATCATTCCGAATGGCGCTATCCTGTGGCCGGCAGGCCTTCCGGAAAATAA